A genomic stretch from Candidatus Eisenbacteria bacterium includes:
- a CDS encoding cysteine desulfurase, with protein MGGSLDIAQIRKEFPIFDRSFHGHRLVYLDNSATSQKPMCVLDALTGFYKTSNANVHRGISTLSREATEAYEETRRRVAGFLGNVPSKSIVFTRGTTESINLIAWAWARRRLKAGDEILLTEMEHHSNLIPWMLIARESNLVLRHIPVTDDGRLQLEALDDLLTEKTKIVSVTRQSNVTGTMNPVAEIARRAKAFGAKVLIDGAQSVPHESTRIEDFQCDALAFSAHKMLGPTGVGVLYADPAFLEEMEPYQGGGEMIQEVTRDHATWRAIPWKFEAGTPNIAGVVAFKTALDFLEAAGLEKIAAHENRLRRYALDRLLAIEGLRILGGDTHEDRGGVLSFVLENLHPHDLATVLNERGIVIRAGHHCAQPLMRRFNVAAAARISFYIYNDTDDVDALAEGIDEAVRYFAP; from the coding sequence ATGGGCGGATCACTCGATATCGCGCAAATCCGCAAAGAATTTCCTATCTTTGACCGCTCCTTTCATGGACACCGGCTTGTTTATCTAGACAACTCCGCCACATCCCAAAAACCGATGTGTGTGCTGGATGCCCTGACGGGATTTTACAAGACCTCTAATGCTAATGTTCACAGGGGTATCTCGACCCTTTCCCGGGAAGCAACGGAAGCCTATGAGGAGACGCGGCGGAGGGTCGCCGGCTTTTTAGGGAATGTCCCCTCGAAGAGCATCGTCTTCACAAGGGGAACGACCGAATCGATCAATCTCATCGCTTGGGCTTGGGCCCGGCGCCGTCTGAAAGCCGGAGATGAGATTCTTCTCACCGAGATGGAACACCACAGCAACCTCATCCCTTGGATGCTCATCGCCCGCGAATCAAACCTTGTGCTGCGGCACATCCCCGTCACTGATGATGGACGACTTCAGCTGGAGGCGCTTGATGATCTGCTGACGGAGAAAACGAAAATCGTTTCGGTGACCCGCCAATCAAATGTCACAGGTACAATGAATCCGGTGGCCGAGATCGCCCGGCGGGCAAAGGCTTTCGGTGCGAAGGTCCTTATCGATGGTGCGCAGTCCGTTCCACATGAATCCACCCGGATCGAGGATTTTCAGTGCGATGCCCTAGCCTTCTCCGCGCATAAGATGCTGGGACCCACCGGCGTCGGCGTATTGTACGCCGATCCGGCCTTTCTCGAAGAGATGGAGCCGTATCAAGGCGGGGGGGAGATGATACAGGAGGTCACTCGCGACCATGCCACATGGCGCGCGATCCCCTGGAAATTCGAAGCGGGGACCCCCAATATAGCCGGTGTGGTGGCGTTCAAGACGGCGTTGGATTTTCTTGAGGCGGCCGGATTGGAGAAGATTGCGGCGCACGAGAACCGGTTGAGGCGGTATGCCCTCGATCGCCTGCTCGCAATCGAGGGGCTCCGGATCCTGGGCGGTGATACCCATGAAGATCGGGGCGGGGTCCTTTCATTTGTTCTCGAGAACCTCCATCCGCACGATCTTGCAACCGTGTTGAATGAGAGGGGGATTGTTATTCGCGCCGGCCACCATTGCGCTCAACCCCTTATGCGGCGATTTAATGTCGCCGCCGCGGCGCGGATCTCCTTTTACATTTACAATGATACAGATGATGTCGACGCCCTCGCCGAAGGGATTGATGAAGCTGTAAGGTACTTTGCCCCATGA
- a CDS encoding SUF system NifU family Fe-S cluster assembly protein, with amino-acid sequence MKSTELDALYRKVLLDHYRDPRCRDPISSPTHRQKASNPLCGDETSLAVELVDGRFLKIQVRSGGCSICVASGSMMGEIVQGRTEKETRRIADAFQLLMKGSPIPDNVDLGDLRVLEGVLRFPERVKCATLPWVALEGILLERERELEGDQKKDREK; translated from the coding sequence ATGAAATCAACGGAGCTGGACGCCCTCTACCGTAAAGTATTGCTGGATCATTACCGAGATCCCCGTTGCCGGGATCCGATATCCTCTCCCACTCACCGGCAAAAAGCCAGCAATCCCCTCTGTGGCGATGAAACGAGCCTCGCCGTGGAGCTGGTGGATGGCCGGTTCCTGAAGATCCAGGTGCGAAGCGGCGGATGCTCGATTTGTGTCGCTTCGGGCAGCATGATGGGAGAAATTGTACAGGGGCGCACGGAAAAGGAAACGAGGCGCATCGCCGATGCTTTCCAGCTTTTGATGAAGGGTTCTCCTATTCCTGATAATGTGGATCTGGGGGATCTCCGGGTGTTGGAGGGTGTTTTGCGTTTTCCAGAAAGAGTCAAATGTGCAACACTTCCTTGGGTTGCGCTGGAGGGAATTCTGCTGGAGCGGGAAAGGGAGTTGGAAGGGGATCAGAAAAAGGATCGGGAAAAATAA
- a CDS encoding fatty acid desaturase: MKPRSYSQVAPLVKKALKDYFTIEEMRDLHRVETSRHFGLAIRHILLSMIALAILFWFKQPIIWIPVALFQGFQILGFTILLHEQVHEIIFRGRRPRLNRLMGLIYAFPSSISATQFRIWHLDHHKELGSSVHDPKRAYLTPKIVKRWYKLLYLTPFLFVIYSIASKKEAATYTQAERRLINIERTVGIFLHLIFAALLVLGGGWNAMLRVWFIPLFLAFPIAFTLNRLGQHYDINPDDPINWATLINSHPFWDFIFLYSNFHLEHHYFPRVPFYRLKELNERLQGFYTKHGVKPKTYGGILRGWFIENKTPHTDWYPPRKAAALSDGRPAGRPSA; encoded by the coding sequence ATGAAGCCCCGCAGCTACAGCCAAGTCGCGCCGCTCGTAAAAAAAGCTCTAAAAGATTATTTCACGATCGAAGAAATGCGTGATTTACACCGTGTGGAGACATCGCGGCATTTTGGCCTCGCGATCCGCCATATTTTATTGTCGATGATTGCCCTGGCCATTTTGTTTTGGTTTAAGCAGCCCATCATCTGGATTCCCGTCGCGCTCTTTCAGGGCTTTCAGATTCTCGGTTTTACAATCCTTCTTCACGAACAAGTCCACGAGATCATCTTTCGCGGCCGCCGCCCGCGACTTAACCGCCTTATGGGTTTGATTTATGCGTTTCCCAGCTCGATATCGGCGACGCAATTCCGAATCTGGCATCTGGATCATCATAAAGAACTGGGTTCCTCGGTGCACGATCCCAAGCGGGCCTATCTCACACCCAAGATTGTAAAACGGTGGTACAAGCTCCTCTATCTCACTCCATTTCTATTCGTTATCTATTCGATTGCGTCGAAGAAAGAGGCTGCGACCTATACACAGGCCGAACGCCGGCTCATCAATATCGAGAGAACGGTCGGGATTTTTCTGCATCTCATCTTCGCCGCCCTTTTGGTCCTCGGCGGCGGATGGAATGCAATGCTGCGGGTTTGGTTTATCCCATTGTTCCTTGCCTTCCCGATCGCCTTTACATTAAATCGACTGGGCCAGCACTATGACATCAACCCTGATGATCCGATCAACTGGGCCACATTGATCAACAGCCACCCGTTCTGGGATTTCATCTTCCTTTATTCGAATTTCCACCTTGAGCACCATTACTTCCCAAGGGTGCCTTTTTACCGCCTGAAGGAGCTTAATGAGCGCTTGCAGGGCTTTTACACAAAGCACGGTGTGAAACCCAAAACCTATGGCGGGATCCTCCGGGGATGGTTTATTGAGAATAAAACTCCCCACACCGACTGGTATCCGCCACGGAAGGCGGCGGCTCTATCGGATGGGCGGCCCGCCGGGAGGCCATCCGCATGA
- a CDS encoding isoaspartyl peptidase/L-asparaginase: protein MKACILCHGGVGASASAVDGTAAAAAAGAAYLRQNALDAVVEATKVLEDDPRFNAGTGANFRLDGRTIEYDAGVMDSRGRVGAIAAASGMRYPILLARAVLDSPHHLLAGEGANRLAQRLKLERRQQTPERTHEKYRRALEQLLSRQPHSFAQAAWHRENWRDFWNFDGRPPRRRTTDPTRGGAWGGAKGGARGGARGGAGRGAGEFSCDTVGAVARDSRGRFAVSNSTGGTTLMLYGRVGDSPLVGCGFFAGPAGAVTTTGVGEEIINRLLAFRVYQWMEEGATPQEACAQGAGLFPRRIPVGILAVNRESEGVAASREMPWAGVIMDKPGSMKSIILPS, encoded by the coding sequence ATGAAAGCCTGTATCCTTTGCCATGGAGGCGTGGGCGCCTCAGCCTCCGCCGTTGACGGGACGGCCGCCGCCGCTGCGGCCGGCGCAGCCTATCTCCGGCAAAACGCGCTCGACGCCGTCGTTGAAGCGACCAAGGTCCTGGAAGATGACCCGCGCTTCAATGCCGGGACAGGAGCCAACTTCCGGCTCGACGGCAGGACAATTGAGTATGATGCCGGGGTGATGGATTCACGCGGACGCGTCGGCGCTATCGCCGCCGCATCCGGGATGCGCTATCCGATCCTGCTGGCCCGCGCCGTTCTCGATTCCCCGCACCACCTGCTGGCGGGTGAGGGCGCCAACCGTCTGGCACAGCGTTTGAAGTTGGAGAGAAGACAACAGACGCCGGAGCGAACGCATGAAAAATACCGCCGAGCACTGGAACAATTGCTGAGCCGGCAGCCGCACTCCTTTGCTCAAGCCGCCTGGCATCGCGAAAACTGGCGTGACTTCTGGAATTTTGACGGAAGACCACCGCGCCGCCGCACAACCGATCCCACAAGGGGTGGCGCATGGGGTGGCGCAAAGGGTGGCGCAAGAGGTGGCGCAAGGGGTGGCGCAGGGAGAGGTGCCGGTGAATTCAGTTGCGATACGGTCGGCGCCGTCGCGCGCGATTCCCGCGGCCGTTTCGCCGTCTCCAACTCAACCGGTGGGACGACCCTTATGCTCTACGGACGGGTCGGCGACTCACCTCTGGTCGGCTGTGGTTTCTTTGCCGGGCCGGCGGGAGCGGTAACGACAACCGGCGTCGGTGAAGAAATTATCAACCGGCTGCTCGCCTTCCGGGTATACCAATGGATGGAAGAGGGTGCGACGCCGCAGGAAGCCTGCGCCCAGGGCGCCGGGCTCTTTCCTCGCCGGATCCCCGTTGGTATTCTCGCCGTCAATCGTGAAAGCGAAGGGGTCGCCGCCAGCCGTGAGATGCCATGGGCCGGTGTGATAATGGATAAACCGGGGAGCATGAAAT